Proteins encoded by one window of Pseudomonas tructae:
- a CDS encoding PAS domain-containing sensor histidine kinase codes for MKLLRCLLLIGCFCPPLIAWAASAATPAQVVLEPAQQQWLEQHRSLRVGLVLQAPFAQFDRRLQQLYGVNVELMNWLGRSLGLDLTWRNFPDQAALEHALQAGEIDLAPGLTQTPAGLRLWLFSDPYMRVPQLIVGQRSGAVAVDLEKLASTDRVAVRMPSTVADYLRATYTNLNLQGVPQEREALQLVLSEQARFAVVDEAQLSRLSRESEFSELVVVGDIGLPQLLRVGSRRDWPQLAAVLERGLQAIAAKDLEQLHQRWLEPKYPRLSESPGFWQNLGLLLAALLLGCVAIVIWQRRQLHQLEHNLLATRDTLAQRQAREEALRLSQFSIDQSTVGILWVNWDSHVRYANRAAESMLGYASGALIDRPLIDFEPNLHMDRWLDLWKRARASDEAPQHFETQCLRTDGSLLPVDVSLSFLRFRDAEYLVVFLTDVTERRRALAALRESEARLKGIAGNVPGLVFRLERNPAQGELEFPYISEGSEALVGYTPAALQHPDMGLRNLVHPDDRADYHRVQDLALATDSDWSWQGRILTLKGEQRWADIKASTRTLADGRVVWDGVVWDISQSKRVELELARSQEQLRELSAHLESVREEEKARIAREVHDELGQMLTVLKLETSMCELAYAELDPGLNERLGSMKRLIAQLFQLVRDVATALRPPILDAGIASAIEWQARRFEARTQIPCLVQVPENLPPLSDGKAIGLFRILQEALTNVMRHAQAHTVQINLSLDAQALRLTVIDDGAGFVLEQSRPSSFGLVGMRERVLMLGGRMTLESEPGEGTSLSVAIPLD; via the coding sequence ATGAAGCTTTTGCGCTGCCTGTTGCTTATCGGCTGTTTTTGCCCGCCCTTGATCGCTTGGGCGGCTTCCGCTGCCACGCCTGCGCAGGTTGTGCTGGAGCCGGCCCAGCAGCAGTGGCTTGAACAGCATCGCAGCTTGCGGGTCGGGCTGGTACTGCAGGCGCCCTTTGCCCAGTTCGATCGGCGCTTGCAACAGCTTTACGGGGTCAATGTCGAGTTGATGAACTGGCTAGGCCGTTCGTTGGGCCTGGACCTCACCTGGCGCAACTTTCCCGACCAGGCGGCCTTGGAGCATGCGCTACAGGCCGGTGAAATCGATCTCGCTCCAGGTCTGACCCAGACTCCCGCCGGTTTGCGCCTGTGGTTGTTCAGTGATCCGTACATGCGTGTGCCGCAACTGATCGTCGGGCAGCGTTCCGGCGCCGTGGCGGTGGACCTGGAAAAGCTGGCCAGCACTGACCGGGTGGCCGTACGCATGCCCAGCACCGTCGCCGACTATCTGCGAGCCACGTACACGAACCTCAACCTGCAAGGTGTGCCGCAGGAGCGTGAGGCCTTGCAGTTGGTGCTCAGTGAGCAAGCCAGGTTTGCCGTGGTGGATGAGGCGCAATTGAGCCGCCTGTCACGGGAAAGCGAGTTCAGCGAGCTGGTGGTTGTCGGGGATATCGGTTTGCCGCAGTTGCTCAGAGTCGGTTCGCGGCGTGACTGGCCGCAACTGGCCGCAGTACTTGAGCGGGGTTTGCAGGCGATTGCCGCCAAGGACCTTGAACAACTGCACCAGCGCTGGCTGGAGCCCAAGTACCCGCGACTGAGCGAGTCACCGGGCTTCTGGCAAAATCTTGGCCTGTTGCTGGCGGCGCTGCTGCTTGGTTGCGTGGCCATTGTCATCTGGCAGCGTCGACAATTGCATCAGCTCGAACACAACCTGTTGGCCACCCGCGATACCCTGGCCCAGCGCCAGGCCCGCGAAGAAGCGCTGCGCCTGAGCCAGTTTTCCATCGACCAGAGCACCGTGGGAATTCTCTGGGTCAATTGGGACAGCCATGTCCGCTATGCCAACCGCGCGGCCGAAAGCATGCTGGGCTATGCCAGCGGGGCGCTGATTGACCGGCCGCTGATCGACTTCGAGCCGAACCTGCACATGGACCGGTGGCTTGATCTGTGGAAGCGCGCCCGGGCCAGCGATGAGGCCCCCCAGCATTTTGAAACCCAATGCCTGCGTACCGATGGCAGCCTGTTGCCGGTGGATGTGTCGCTGAGTTTTCTGCGTTTTCGCGACGCCGAATACCTGGTGGTGTTTCTCACCGATGTTACCGAACGGCGGCGTGCGCTGGCAGCGCTGCGTGAGAGTGAGGCGCGGCTCAAGGGCATTGCCGGCAACGTACCGGGCCTGGTGTTTCGTCTTGAGCGCAACCCGGCGCAAGGCGAACTGGAATTCCCCTATATCAGTGAGGGCAGTGAAGCTCTGGTGGGTTACACGCCGGCTGCGTTGCAGCATCCGGACATGGGCCTGCGCAACCTGGTGCATCCGGATGACCGCGCTGATTACCACCGGGTTCAGGACCTGGCCCTGGCCACCGACAGCGACTGGTCCTGGCAAGGGCGCATCCTGACCCTCAAGGGCGAACAGCGCTGGGCCGATATCAAGGCCAGTACCCGTACCCTGGCAGATGGCCGAGTGGTCTGGGATGGAGTGGTCTGGGACATCAGCCAGAGCAAGCGCGTCGAACTGGAGCTGGCCCGCTCCCAGGAGCAACTGCGAGAACTGTCGGCGCACCTGGAAAGCGTTCGGGAGGAGGAAAAAGCCCGTATCGCCCGGGAAGTGCATGATGAACTGGGACAGATGCTGACGGTACTGAAGCTGGAAACATCGATGTGCGAGCTGGCCTACGCCGAACTGGACCCGGGCCTCAATGAGCGCCTGGGCAGCATGAAACGCCTGATCGCCCAGCTCTTTCAACTGGTGCGTGATGTGGCCACCGCCTTGCGCCCACCGATCCTCGATGCTGGTATCGCTTCGGCCATCGAGTGGCAAGCGCGGCGCTTTGAAGCACGCACACAGATACCTTGCCTGGTGCAGGTGCCGGAAAACCTGCCACCCTTGAGTGATGGCAAGGCCATCGGCCTGTTTCGCATCCTGCAGGAGGCGCTGACCAATGTCATGCGCCATGCCCAGGCGCATACTGTGCAAATCAACCTGAGCCTTGATGCCCAGGCTCTGCGCTTGACGGTGATCGACGACGGCGCCGGCTTTGTCCTGGAACAAAGCCGGCCAAGCTCATTCGGCCTGGTCGGCATGCGCGAGCGGGTGTTGATGCTGGGCGGCCGCATGACCTTGGAAAGCGAACCGGGCGAGGGCACCAGCCTGAGCGTGGCCATCCCCCTGGATTAG
- a CDS encoding alpha/beta hydrolase family protein has product MFALYRTTLPALCLSLILPCTVQAAADETPKPAADSKPAAVERQPLAERSQEDALALERQVPQAEQQTLQAGSDSFLALWKPANTPDPEGALIILAGAGETADWPKTVGPLRHKFPDAGWHSLSLAQPDLLGDSPQARVEAAPVPAKKAEQGESAPVKDTPANANTSIEQATAAESETSESSEQAKAPVEDDKADAERIFARLDAAVAYAQQHNARSIVLLGNGSGAYWAARYLSERQPVQVQVQKLVMVSAQTPERAEQGLDSLAPSLKVPTADFFYAALPQAKRAAEQRLQASKRLKDANYRQISLTAMPGNSAAEQEQLFRRIRGWLSPQQLD; this is encoded by the coding sequence ATGTTCGCACTTTATCGCACGACGCTGCCGGCGTTATGCCTGTCATTGATACTACCTTGTACCGTACAAGCGGCCGCTGACGAAACGCCAAAGCCTGCTGCGGACAGTAAACCTGCCGCCGTCGAGCGTCAGCCATTGGCCGAACGCAGCCAGGAAGATGCCCTGGCCCTTGAGCGCCAAGTACCTCAAGCCGAACAGCAAACCCTGCAAGCCGGCAGCGACAGTTTCCTGGCCCTGTGGAAACCGGCCAACACCCCCGACCCTGAAGGCGCCCTGATCATTCTTGCCGGCGCGGGAGAGACTGCCGATTGGCCGAAAACCGTCGGCCCACTAAGGCACAAGTTTCCCGATGCAGGATGGCACAGCCTGAGCCTGGCTCAGCCGGACTTGCTCGGCGACAGCCCACAAGCACGTGTTGAAGCTGCGCCGGTACCTGCCAAGAAAGCTGAACAAGGCGAAAGTGCTCCGGTCAAGGACACCCCGGCCAATGCCAATACCAGTATCGAGCAGGCTACAGCGGCCGAGAGCGAAACAAGCGAAAGTAGCGAACAGGCCAAGGCCCCGGTTGAAGATGACAAGGCCGATGCCGAACGTATCTTCGCCCGCCTTGATGCCGCCGTCGCCTATGCTCAACAACACAATGCCCGCAGCATTGTATTGCTCGGCAACGGCAGTGGCGCCTATTGGGCAGCCCGCTACCTGAGCGAACGGCAACCGGTGCAGGTGCAGGTGCAGAAGCTGGTGATGGTCTCAGCGCAAACGCCGGAACGCGCCGAACAGGGCCTGGATAGCCTGGCGCCGAGCCTGAAAGTGCCCACCGCGGACTTTTTCTACGCGGCCCTGCCCCAGGCAAAACGCGCGGCCGAGCAACGCCTACAGGCCAGTAAGCGTTTGAAGGACGCCAACTACCGCCAGATCAGCCTGACCGCCATGCCAGGCAACAGCGCAGCGGAACAAGAACAACTGTTCCGCCGCATCCGTGGCTGGCTCAGCCCGCAACAGCTCGACTAG
- a CDS encoding TerB family tellurite resistance protein translates to MLWPSTVIGAGAGFAIASIPGALLGALLGQAMDRRLQLHSWAHVRERLGGRPVMRDDEVLFVLLGRLAKSDGRVGEGHIQQARVEMQRLEMSEPARRRAIAAFNRGKRGKERLGAHLRRLKQQPHAAEGMLRACWRMVWADGQAGRHERELLLTWGRALGWSSAKVQALALDYEPQRAVLADGTLGYPQALRMLGVDADTDAGQVKQAYRRLLSRHHPDKLVGNGASPAQVREATELTRELHQAYAVIRKRRGF, encoded by the coding sequence ATGTTGTGGCCGAGCACAGTGATAGGTGCCGGGGCAGGCTTTGCCATCGCCAGTATTCCAGGGGCTTTGCTGGGGGCGTTGCTGGGTCAGGCGATGGATCGCCGTTTGCAGTTGCACAGTTGGGCGCATGTGCGTGAACGCCTGGGCGGGCGGCCGGTAATGCGCGACGACGAGGTGTTGTTTGTGCTGCTCGGGCGTCTGGCCAAGAGCGACGGGCGGGTGGGCGAAGGTCATATCCAGCAAGCGCGAGTGGAAATGCAACGTCTGGAAATGAGCGAACCGGCCAGGCGCCGGGCCATTGCCGCCTTCAATCGAGGCAAGCGCGGCAAGGAGCGCCTGGGTGCTCACCTGCGCCGCCTGAAGCAACAGCCCCACGCCGCCGAAGGCATGCTGCGTGCCTGTTGGCGCATGGTCTGGGCCGATGGCCAGGCCGGCCGACACGAACGTGAGTTATTGCTGACGTGGGGCCGGGCTCTGGGTTGGTCGTCGGCCAAGGTTCAGGCTCTGGCATTGGACTATGAACCGCAAAGGGCGGTTCTGGCCGATGGCACGCTGGGGTACCCACAGGCCTTGCGCATGCTCGGGGTAGATGCAGATACCGACGCCGGGCAGGTCAAGCAAGCCTATCGGCGGCTGCTCAGCCGCCACCATCCGGACAAGCTGGTGGGCAATGGCGCAAGCCCGGCGCAGGTTCGCGAGGCAACTGAACTTACCCGTGAGCTGCACCAGGCCTACGCCGTGATTCGCAAGCGTCGTGGCTTCTAG
- the murU gene encoding N-acetylmuramate alpha-1-phosphate uridylyltransferase MurU, giving the protein MKAMILAAGKGERMRPLTLHTPKPLVPVAGMPLIEYHLRALAAAGFKDVVINHAWLGQQIEDHLGDGSRWGLSISYSPEGEPLETGGGIFKALPLLGNEPFLLVNGDIWTEYDFAGLPESINGLAHLVLVDNPGHHDKGDFTLEQGQVSDGTADTLTYSGIAVLAPQLFADCQAEAFKLAPLLRQAMAAGRVSGEHYRGHWVDVGTLERLAEVEQLLAEHR; this is encoded by the coding sequence ATGAAAGCGATGATCCTCGCTGCAGGCAAAGGCGAGCGGATGCGCCCACTGACCCTGCACACCCCAAAACCGCTGGTGCCGGTCGCTGGCATGCCGCTCATCGAGTATCACCTGCGTGCGCTGGCGGCGGCCGGTTTCAAGGACGTAGTGATCAACCATGCCTGGCTGGGGCAGCAGATCGAAGATCATCTGGGCGATGGTTCACGCTGGGGCCTTAGCATCAGCTACTCGCCGGAAGGCGAGCCACTGGAGACCGGTGGGGGCATCTTCAAGGCTCTGCCATTGCTGGGCAATGAGCCTTTTTTGCTGGTCAACGGCGATATCTGGACCGAATACGACTTCGCTGGTCTGCCCGAGAGCATCAACGGGTTAGCCCATTTGGTGCTGGTAGATAACCCTGGCCATCATGACAAAGGCGATTTTACTCTGGAGCAAGGTCAGGTCAGTGATGGGACTGCCGATACCCTGACCTACAGCGGTATCGCTGTGCTGGCCCCGCAACTGTTCGCCGATTGCCAGGCCGAGGCGTTCAAGCTGGCGCCGTTGCTGCGTCAGGCGATGGCTGCCGGGCGGGTCAGTGGTGAGCATTATCGTGGGCACTGGGTGGATGTTGGCACTTTGGAGCGCCTGGCCGAAGTCGAGCAACTGCTCGCCGAGCACCGCTGA
- a CDS encoding aminoglycoside phosphotransferase family protein, with amino-acid sequence MPDHDVRLQHLEVWLAEQLANLFNEQSWGAVPAGSLTAASSDASFRRYFRWQAEGHSFIVMDAPPPQENCRPFVDIAHLLASAKVNVPVIHAQDLERGFLLLSDLGTQTYLDVINADNAEALFNDAIDALLAFQQLPMDAPLPSYDVALLRRELELFPEWYVGRELGLGFTDAQLAAWQRISSLLIDSALAQPKVLVHRDYMPRNLMDSEPNPGVLDFQDAVYGPVTYDITCLFKDAFLSWPQARVQGWLEDYWQRAQAKGIPVQVDFESFHRASDLMGVQRHLKVIGIFARICHRDGKPRYLADVPRFFAYIDEVISRRPELAELDELIESLQAAAGARP; translated from the coding sequence ATGCCCGATCACGATGTACGCTTGCAACACCTGGAAGTCTGGCTCGCCGAGCAGCTGGCAAATCTGTTCAATGAGCAGAGCTGGGGCGCGGTTCCTGCGGGTAGCCTGACCGCTGCCAGCAGCGACGCGAGCTTTCGCCGCTACTTCCGCTGGCAGGCCGAAGGCCACAGCTTTATTGTCATGGATGCGCCACCGCCGCAGGAAAACTGCCGGCCGTTCGTGGACATCGCTCACCTGCTGGCCAGTGCAAAGGTCAATGTTCCGGTCATTCATGCCCAGGACCTTGAGCGCGGTTTCCTGCTGCTCAGTGACCTGGGCACCCAGACCTACCTCGATGTGATCAACGCAGACAATGCCGAAGCCCTGTTCAACGACGCCATCGACGCACTGCTGGCCTTCCAGCAGTTGCCAATGGACGCACCGTTGCCAAGCTACGACGTCGCGTTGCTGCGCCGTGAACTTGAGCTGTTTCCCGAATGGTACGTGGGCCGCGAACTGGGCCTGGGTTTTACCGACGCGCAACTGGCCGCCTGGCAGCGCATCAGCAGCCTGCTGATCGACAGCGCCCTGGCCCAGCCGAAAGTGTTGGTGCACCGCGACTATATGCCACGCAACCTGATGGACAGTGAACCGAACCCCGGCGTGTTGGATTTCCAGGATGCGGTATACGGGCCGGTCACCTATGACATCACCTGCCTGTTCAAGGATGCCTTCCTGAGCTGGCCGCAGGCACGAGTACAAGGCTGGCTTGAAGATTACTGGCAGCGCGCCCAGGCCAAGGGCATCCCGGTGCAGGTCGATTTCGAAAGTTTCCACCGCGCCAGCGATCTGATGGGCGTGCAGCGCCACCTCAAGGTTATCGGCATCTTCGCCCGCATCTGCCACCGTGATGGCAAGCCGCGCTACCTGGCCGACGTGCCGCGATTCTTTGCCTATATAGATGAAGTGATCAGCCGTCGTCCGGAGCTGGCCGAACTCGATGAGCTGATCGAGAGCCTGCAGGCCGCAGCCGGAGCGCGTCCATGA
- a CDS encoding LPS-assembly protein LptD gives MALKSPAFRKKFPLLVTGGLLAMQPLATPYVVAAEQFDCQVSAAGGWDCKPKTPAAALPPRPVHVGAAVSSSAETPAGSAEVAQEQAQGPALVTEAEGRVLKSRSPDASHLDWVPRDQLTPAQLAETGPYCAGAYIEPTRPGMTDTTPKDESPTYIGAKVSRYQQEQQIATLAGDVVMRQGSMQVEADEANLYQAENRGELSGNVKIRDNGSLVVGDHADIQLDTGEAKVDNAEYVMHKSRIRGSALYAKRAENAIIRLKDGTYTTCEPNSNAWQLKGNNITLNPATGFGTATNVTLRVKDVPVFYTPYIYFPIDDRRQSGFLPPSFSTSSDTGFMLVTPYYFNLAPNYDATLYPRYMAKRGMLMEGEFRYLTKSSEGQFGGAYLNDKDDDRKLQTDYKDQRWMINWQHKGGLDERLMTEVDYTDISDPFYFQDLESDQIGVESKDFINQQGALTWRGDSYTARLNVQAFELATISQITPYDRLPQISFNGMLPYHPGGFDFSYETEAVRFDRDLKNDLVFDKDGNPDTSAGVVTDAFGSVIGGRRLDENVFGLARANGTRLNAAPKISLPLTATYGYLTPSIKYMTTHYDLDLDGKGKSDLANASQATRDLQGEFSSTQTRNVPIFSVDSGLYFDRNTQWFGKNYRQTLEPRLYYLYVPYEDQKDIPIFDSGENTFSYSSLFRDNRFSGVDRIGDENKLSLGVTNRWIEENGFERQRLSVGQALYFKDRKVQLPGISFEDRKDAQSDVSPYALEYEYRFNRDWRFNSDFNWDPDSRSTRSGSAMFHYQPEDNVNKVVNLGYRYRNDMVTYNSTTGRWQVGGGDYGTPGDPNYVKDYYKIQQHDFSVMWPIVPQWTAIARWQHDYNRNRTLEAFGGFEYDNCCWKLRLINRYWIDYDDFNQAVPQNEKGDHGVFLQIVLKGLGGVVGNKVESFLDQGIQGYRTREDQAY, from the coding sequence ATGGCATTGAAATCCCCCGCGTTTCGTAAAAAATTCCCGTTGCTGGTCACCGGCGGTTTGCTGGCGATGCAACCTCTGGCCACCCCATACGTGGTTGCCGCTGAGCAGTTCGACTGCCAAGTGTCTGCTGCCGGAGGCTGGGACTGCAAGCCCAAAACCCCTGCCGCCGCATTGCCGCCGCGCCCGGTGCACGTCGGTGCTGCCGTCAGTTCGTCCGCCGAAACGCCAGCCGGCTCCGCCGAGGTCGCCCAGGAACAGGCTCAAGGTCCTGCGCTGGTCACCGAAGCCGAAGGTCGCGTGTTGAAATCGCGCAGCCCCGATGCCAGTCACCTGGACTGGGTGCCACGTGATCAGCTCACCCCGGCCCAGCTCGCTGAAACCGGGCCATATTGCGCCGGTGCCTACATCGAGCCGACCCGTCCGGGCATGACTGATACCACGCCCAAAGACGAATCGCCGACCTATATCGGTGCCAAGGTCTCGCGCTACCAGCAGGAACAGCAGATCGCCACCCTCGCCGGTGACGTAGTCATGCGCCAGGGCAGCATGCAGGTGGAAGCCGACGAGGCCAACCTGTACCAGGCCGAGAACCGTGGCGAACTGAGCGGCAACGTGAAGATTCGCGACAACGGCTCGCTGGTCGTGGGCGACCACGCCGACATCCAGCTCGACACTGGTGAAGCCAAGGTCGACAACGCCGAATACGTGATGCACAAATCGCGCATCCGCGGCAGCGCCCTGTATGCCAAGCGTGCCGAGAACGCCATCATTCGCCTCAAGGATGGTACCTACACCACCTGTGAGCCGAACAGCAACGCCTGGCAGCTCAAGGGCAACAACATTACCCTGAACCCGGCCACCGGGTTCGGTACCGCGACCAACGTCACCCTGCGGGTCAAGGATGTGCCGGTGTTCTACACACCGTATATCTACTTCCCGATCGATGACCGTCGCCAGTCCGGCTTCCTGCCGCCGTCATTCAGCACCAGCAGTGATACCGGCTTCATGCTGGTCACGCCGTACTACTTCAACCTGGCGCCGAACTACGACGCCACCTTGTACCCACGCTACATGGCCAAGCGCGGCATGTTGATGGAAGGCGAGTTCCGCTACCTGACCAAGTCCAGCGAAGGGCAGTTTGGTGGTGCTTACCTGAATGACAAGGACGATGATCGCAAGCTGCAGACGGACTACAAAGACCAGCGCTGGATGATCAACTGGCAACACAAGGGTGGCCTTGATGAGCGCCTGATGACCGAAGTCGATTACACCGACATCAGCGATCCGTTCTACTTCCAGGACCTGGAGTCGGATCAGATTGGTGTTGAAAGCAAGGACTTCATCAACCAGCAAGGTGCATTGACCTGGCGTGGCGACAGCTATACCGCGCGTTTGAATGTGCAGGCCTTTGAGCTGGCGACTATCTCCCAGATCACCCCTTACGACAGGCTGCCGCAGATCAGCTTCAACGGAATGCTGCCGTATCATCCGGGTGGCTTTGACTTTAGTTATGAAACTGAAGCAGTCCGATTTGACCGAGATCTGAAAAACGATCTGGTTTTTGACAAAGATGGCAATCCTGATACCTCTGCTGGGGTCGTGACTGACGCATTTGGTAGCGTAATCGGTGGCAGACGACTTGACGAAAACGTTTTTGGCCTTGCCCGCGCCAACGGTACCCGCCTGAATGCGGCACCGAAGATCAGCCTGCCGCTCACTGCGACTTATGGCTACTTGACGCCTTCAATCAAGTACATGACCACTCACTACGACCTTGACCTCGATGGTAAAGGCAAGAGCGATCTGGCAAACGCAAGCCAGGCAACACGAGACCTGCAGGGTGAATTCAGCAGCACCCAGACTCGCAACGTCCCCATCTTCAGCGTCGACAGCGGCCTCTACTTCGACCGTAACACGCAATGGTTCGGCAAAAACTATCGCCAGACCCTGGAGCCGCGACTGTACTACCTGTATGTCCCTTATGAAGATCAGAAGGACATCCCGATTTTCGACAGCGGCGAAAACACGTTCAGCTATTCTTCACTGTTTCGCGACAACCGGTTCTCCGGGGTTGACCGTATCGGCGACGAGAACAAGCTGTCGCTGGGCGTGACTAACCGCTGGATCGAAGAAAACGGCTTTGAGCGTCAACGCCTCAGCGTTGGCCAGGCACTGTACTTCAAGGACCGCAAGGTTCAATTGCCGGGTATCTCGTTCGAAGACCGCAAGGATGCTCAGTCCGACGTATCTCCGTACGCGCTTGAGTACGAGTACCGCTTCAACCGCGACTGGCGCTTCAACTCCGATTTCAACTGGGATCCGGATAGCCGCAGCACCCGTTCGGGCAGCGCTATGTTCCATTACCAGCCTGAAGACAATGTCAACAAAGTGGTCAACCTCGGCTACCGCTACCGTAATGACATGGTCACCTACAACAGCACCACCGGTCGCTGGCAGGTAGGTGGCGGTGACTACGGAACGCCAGGCGATCCGAACTACGTCAAGGACTACTACAAGATCCAGCAGCATGACTTCTCGGTCATGTGGCCGATCGTTCCTCAATGGACGGCAATTGCGCGCTGGCAGCATGACTACAACCGCAACCGTACCCTGGAAGCCTTCGGCGGTTTCGAGTATGACAACTGCTGCTGGAAACTGCGCCTGATCAACCGTTACTGGATCGATTACGACGATTTCAACCAGGCAGTTCCGCAAAACGAAAAAGGCGACCACGGCGTCTTCCTGCAGATTGTGCTGAAAGGCCTCGGCGGCGTAGTGGGCAACAAGGTCGAGTCGTTCCTCGACCAAGGCATTCAAGGTTATCGTACTCGTGAAGACCAAGCTTACTGA
- a CDS encoding peptidylprolyl isomerase — translation MKTKLTDCLRPLLLGAVLLSGAAHAAPQPLDSVVAIVDNDVVMKSQLDSRVHEVQQTIAKRGGGAPPAGALEQQVLERLIVENLQLQIGDRSGIRITDEELNQAIGTIAQRNGMSLEQFRAALARDGLSYDDAREQVRREMIISRVRQRRVAERIQVSEQEVKNFLASEQGQMQLSEEWRLANILIPTPESANAAQIQAAANKAGEVYSKLRSGADFARMAIENSASENALEGGEMGWRKAGQLPPDFARMLSSLSVGEITQPLRIPTGFIIIKMQEKRGGSEAMMRDEVHVRHILIKPSEIRSEAATKELAQRLYDRIQNGEDFAELAKSFSEDPGSALNGGDLNWVDPSALVPEFREQMANAQQGVVTKPFQTQYGWHVLEVMGRRATDSTEQAREQQAMNVLRNRKYDEELQTWLRQIRDEAYVEIKLPGVDQAAQ, via the coding sequence GTGAAGACCAAGCTTACTGATTGTCTGCGCCCGCTGTTGCTGGGCGCAGTATTGCTGAGCGGCGCGGCGCATGCCGCTCCGCAACCCCTGGACAGCGTTGTGGCCATCGTCGATAACGACGTGGTGATGAAAAGCCAGCTGGACAGCCGCGTGCATGAGGTCCAGCAGACCATCGCCAAGCGTGGCGGCGGCGCGCCGCCCGCCGGCGCGCTGGAGCAACAGGTGCTCGAGCGCCTGATCGTCGAGAACCTGCAACTGCAGATCGGCGACCGCTCAGGCATTCGCATCACCGACGAGGAGCTGAACCAGGCCATCGGCACCATTGCCCAGCGCAATGGCATGAGCCTGGAGCAGTTCCGCGCGGCCCTGGCACGTGACGGCCTGTCGTATGACGATGCCCGCGAGCAGGTGCGTCGCGAGATGATCATCAGCCGCGTGCGTCAGCGCCGGGTTGCTGAACGTATCCAGGTCTCGGAGCAGGAAGTGAAGAACTTCCTTGCCTCGGAGCAGGGCCAGATGCAATTGTCGGAAGAATGGCGACTGGCCAATATCCTGATCCCGACGCCGGAGAGCGCCAACGCGGCGCAGATCCAGGCGGCGGCCAACAAGGCCGGCGAGGTGTACTCGAAACTGAGGAGCGGCGCTGACTTCGCTCGGATGGCAATCGAAAACTCCGCCAGCGAAAATGCCCTGGAAGGCGGCGAAATGGGCTGGCGCAAAGCCGGTCAGTTGCCACCTGACTTCGCCAGGATGCTCAGTAGCCTGAGCGTCGGCGAGATTACTCAGCCGCTGCGTATTCCTACCGGCTTCATCATCATCAAGATGCAGGAAAAGCGCGGTGGTAGCGAAGCGATGATGCGCGACGAAGTGCATGTGCGCCACATCCTGATCAAGCCAAGCGAAATCCGCAGCGAAGCGGCGACCAAAGAGCTGGCACAACGGCTCTACGACCGCATCCAGAATGGCGAAGACTTCGCCGAATTGGCGAAGAGCTTCTCCGAGGATCCGGGTTCGGCCCTCAATGGCGGCGACCTGAACTGGGTCGATCCGAGCGCCCTGGTGCCCGAGTTCCGCGAGCAGATGGCCAACGCCCAACAGGGTGTGGTGACCAAGCCGTTCCAGACTCAGTACGGCTGGCACGTCCTCGAAGTAATGGGCCGCCGCGCCACCGACAGCACCGAGCAAGCCCGCGAGCAACAAGCGATGAACGTGCTGCGTAACCGCAAGTACGACGAAGAACTGCAGACCTGGTTGCGTCAGATCCGTGACGAAGCCTATGTCGAAATCAAGCTTCCTGGCGTCGATCAGGCCGCGCAGTGA